A genomic region of Caulobacter vibrioides contains the following coding sequences:
- a CDS encoding feruloyl-CoA synthase, with protein MDGSTLNTAPFRDARYAPRALEVERQGETLILRNPMAYSDAVRTTTAPLARWAAQAPDRVWLAERSGEGWRTVTYRDAKAQVEALAGGLQGLGLRRGQPLLILARNGIDHALIAYAAMSLGAPAAPVSPQYGLKGADLTRLQHAVERLKPAAVYADDAEAFGDALAAPFLAGLPVVVSRNARPGDVAFEALLKSAPLAPLAQPDDVAKLLLTSGSTGKPKAVVCTHANIALNAAQIEACYADPDPPVLVNSAPWSHSLGANAILHMVLHRGGTLYIDAGQPVPGRFGETVRNLSEVATTYHNMVPAGWAMFVGELERDEALAAKFFEKVRVLQYGGASMAQSILDRVQAVAVRTVGERITFAAGYGATETGPTACNIHWLNARSGMVGLPTPGTAVKLVPAGEGGKFEIRVKGPQVSPGYLDQPEATAQAFDEEGFYRLGDAARLADPEDPAAGLVFDGRLVENFKLASGTFVAAGALRVAAVSAIGGVVSDAVVCGEGQDGVGLMLFLDAKAAERLGSPEAVRAAIAEGLSRMNASAKGGGGRIARALILDGAPDAASGELTDKGYINQALARDRRPKELERLFAEAPDAGVMVF; from the coding sequence ATGGACGGATCGACCCTGAATACAGCCCCCTTCCGTGACGCTCGCTACGCGCCCCGCGCGCTGGAGGTCGAGCGACAGGGTGAGACGCTGATCCTGCGCAATCCCATGGCCTATTCGGACGCGGTGCGAACCACGACCGCGCCGCTGGCCCGCTGGGCCGCGCAGGCGCCGGACCGGGTCTGGCTGGCCGAGCGGAGCGGCGAGGGCTGGCGGACGGTGACCTATAGGGACGCCAAGGCGCAGGTCGAAGCGTTGGCGGGCGGACTCCAAGGTCTGGGCCTGCGCCGAGGACAGCCGCTGCTGATCCTGGCGCGCAACGGGATCGACCACGCCCTGATCGCCTACGCCGCCATGAGCCTGGGCGCTCCAGCCGCGCCGGTGTCGCCGCAGTACGGGTTGAAGGGCGCAGATCTCACCCGGCTACAGCACGCCGTCGAACGGCTGAAGCCCGCCGCCGTCTATGCCGACGACGCAGAAGCCTTCGGCGACGCCCTGGCCGCGCCGTTCCTGGCCGGACTGCCGGTGGTGGTCAGCCGCAATGCGCGCCCCGGCGACGTCGCGTTTGAAGCGCTCCTTAAGAGCGCGCCGCTGGCGCCCCTGGCCCAGCCGGACGATGTGGCCAAGCTGCTCTTGACCTCCGGCTCGACCGGCAAGCCGAAAGCGGTGGTCTGCACCCACGCCAACATCGCGCTGAACGCGGCCCAGATCGAGGCCTGCTACGCCGACCCCGACCCGCCGGTGCTGGTCAATTCCGCGCCCTGGAGCCACAGCCTGGGCGCCAACGCCATCCTGCACATGGTGCTGCACCGGGGCGGCACGCTCTATATCGACGCCGGCCAGCCCGTGCCGGGGCGCTTTGGCGAGACGGTTCGGAACCTGTCCGAGGTGGCGACGACCTATCACAACATGGTCCCGGCCGGCTGGGCGATGTTCGTCGGCGAGCTGGAGCGTGACGAGGCCCTGGCCGCCAAGTTCTTCGAGAAGGTCCGCGTGCTGCAGTACGGCGGAGCCTCCATGGCCCAGTCGATCCTCGACCGCGTCCAGGCCGTGGCGGTGCGCACGGTGGGCGAGCGGATCACGTTCGCGGCCGGCTATGGCGCGACTGAGACGGGGCCCACGGCCTGCAACATCCACTGGCTGAACGCCCGCTCAGGCATGGTGGGGCTGCCCACGCCCGGCACGGCCGTAAAGCTGGTCCCGGCCGGGGAGGGCGGCAAGTTCGAGATCCGGGTCAAGGGGCCGCAGGTCTCGCCCGGCTATCTGGATCAGCCCGAGGCCACTGCCCAGGCGTTCGACGAGGAGGGCTTCTATCGCCTGGGCGACGCGGCGCGGCTGGCCGATCCGGAGGATCCCGCCGCGGGGCTGGTGTTCGACGGGCGGCTCGTCGAGAACTTCAAGCTGGCCAGCGGCACCTTCGTCGCGGCCGGGGCCCTGCGGGTGGCGGCGGTGTCGGCGATCGGTGGGGTGGTCTCCGACGCGGTGGTCTGCGGCGAAGGACAGGACGGCGTTGGCCTGATGCTGTTCCTCGACGCCAAGGCGGCCGAGCGTCTCGGGAGCCCCGAGGCAGTGCGCGCGGCGATCGCCGAGGGCCTCTCGCGGATGAACGCCTCGGCCAAGGGCGGCGGCGGCCGCATCGCCCGGGCCCTGATCCTGGACGGCGCGCCCGACGCGGCCAGCGGCGAACTGACCGACAAAGGCTATATCAACCAGGCCTTGGCGCGAGATCGGCGGCCCAAAGAGCTTGAGCGGCTGTTTGCTGAGGCGCCCGACGCCGGGGTGATGGTGTTCTAG
- a CDS encoding enoyl-CoA hydratase, protein MTDQVTVQIDAGVMTITLARPEKKNALSNAMYGVLADSLEAAEKDPAIRVVVFQGDGDSFTAGNDLQDFAAQATGAFSGERHVTRFLKALAHATRPLVAAVQGQAVGVGTTMLLHCDLVFVSPDARLTTPFVNLALVPEAASSWLLPARVGHARAYAMFALGEAVDGATAVAWGLANGLVEPGDLRARARAAADQLAKRPLGALTVTKRLMRDAEKIAQLMDTEGAEFAARLQTAEAREAFMAFAERRAPDFSKAG, encoded by the coding sequence ATGACCGACCAAGTGACGGTGCAGATCGACGCCGGCGTGATGACCATCACCCTGGCGCGCCCGGAAAAGAAGAACGCGCTCTCCAACGCGATGTACGGCGTGCTGGCCGACAGCCTGGAGGCGGCCGAGAAGGATCCGGCCATCCGCGTGGTGGTCTTCCAGGGCGATGGCGACAGCTTCACCGCCGGCAACGACCTGCAGGACTTCGCCGCACAGGCCACCGGCGCCTTCAGCGGCGAGCGTCACGTGACCCGGTTCCTGAAGGCCCTGGCCCACGCCACCCGCCCGCTGGTCGCGGCCGTGCAGGGCCAGGCGGTCGGCGTGGGGACGACCATGCTGCTGCACTGTGACCTGGTGTTCGTCAGCCCCGACGCGCGGCTGACCACGCCGTTCGTGAACCTTGCCCTGGTGCCGGAGGCCGCGTCCAGCTGGTTGCTGCCGGCCCGGGTCGGCCACGCCCGCGCCTACGCGATGTTCGCCCTGGGCGAGGCGGTGGACGGCGCCACGGCGGTGGCCTGGGGCCTGGCCAACGGCCTCGTCGAGCCGGGCGATCTGCGGGCCCGGGCGCGCGCCGCCGCCGATCAGTTGGCGAAACGCCCTCTCGGCGCCCTGACGGTCACCAAGCGTCTGATGCGCGACGCCGAGAAGATCGCCCAACTGATGGACACTGAGGGCGCGGAGTTCGCCGCGCGCCTGCAGACCGCCGAGGCGCGCGAGGCGTTCATGGCCTTCGCCGAACGCCGCGCCCCTGACTTCAGCAAGGCCGGCTAG
- a CDS encoding nitroreductase family protein, with amino-acid sequence MTTEHPSLPLPDRWALSDEVMLARADTALDRLRRRHTIRDFSDRPVPRQIIERCIEAAATAPSGANQQPWRFVLIGKGPLRERLRAEAEAEERAFYAGKAGEEWLRHLAPLGTDANKPFLETAPWLIAIFGQRHGLDAAGGKIKHYYVPESVGIATGFLIAALNEAGLATLTHTPSPMGFLNEALGRPDHEKPYILLVVGHPADDATVPAAAKEKLPLDAVLSHR; translated from the coding sequence ATGACCACCGAACATCCAAGCTTACCCCTACCGGACCGTTGGGCGCTCAGTGATGAGGTAATGTTGGCGCGGGCCGACACCGCGTTGGATCGCCTGCGGCGTCGGCACACCATTCGCGACTTCAGCGATCGGCCGGTGCCGCGCCAGATCATCGAACGCTGCATCGAGGCGGCGGCGACCGCGCCGAGCGGGGCCAACCAACAACCCTGGCGCTTCGTTCTGATTGGGAAGGGCCCTTTGCGCGAACGGCTGCGTGCCGAGGCGGAGGCCGAAGAGCGCGCCTTCTATGCCGGCAAGGCGGGCGAGGAGTGGTTACGCCATCTGGCGCCCCTGGGGACAGACGCGAACAAGCCGTTTCTGGAGACCGCGCCATGGCTGATCGCCATTTTCGGGCAACGTCATGGGCTCGACGCGGCGGGTGGCAAGATCAAGCACTACTACGTGCCCGAATCGGTAGGCATCGCCACCGGCTTTCTGATCGCGGCGCTGAATGAGGCGGGCCTGGCGACCTTGACCCATACGCCGAGCCCCATGGGCTTTCTCAATGAGGCCCTGGGGCGACCGGATCATGAGAAGCCCTACATTCTGCTGGTGGTTGGGCATCCTGCCGACGACGCCACCGTTCCTGCCGCCGCCAAGGAAAAGCTGCCCTTGGACGCCGTGCTCAGCCACCGCTGA
- a CDS encoding MBL fold metallo-hydrolase translates to MRDGFEDDTTESVSEPKKAGRLVYPFETAPEQGSGQAVEVAPGVLWLRMPLGGSLQFINVWAIEDGEGWAVVDTGVQTRETSQAWRDAFAEALGGKPITRVIVTHLHPDHIGLAGWMTRKFDCRLWMTRLEYFQCRMLVADTGREAPEDGVRFFRAAGWDEDAIENYKARFGGFGKAIYALPDSYRRLSDGEDFEIGGRTWRVVTGQGHSPDHACLWCPELKLLISGDQVLPRISSNVSVFPTEPDADPLSDWLRSLAKVKATVPDEVIVLPAHNDPFEGLHTRIDALISGHERGLARLEKKLVERKRVVDTFGALFARPIGPDLLGMATGEALAHLNCLIRRGRVKRKVDGDGVAWYAANSSEA, encoded by the coding sequence ATGCGCGACGGGTTCGAAGACGACACGACAGAATCGGTGTCGGAACCGAAGAAGGCCGGACGACTCGTCTATCCCTTCGAGACGGCGCCGGAGCAGGGCTCTGGCCAGGCGGTCGAGGTCGCGCCCGGCGTTCTGTGGCTGCGCATGCCGCTGGGCGGCTCGCTGCAGTTCATCAATGTCTGGGCTATCGAGGATGGCGAGGGCTGGGCGGTGGTCGACACCGGCGTCCAGACCCGCGAGACCAGCCAGGCTTGGCGCGACGCCTTCGCCGAGGCGTTGGGCGGCAAGCCGATCACCCGCGTGATCGTCACCCACCTGCATCCGGACCATATCGGCCTGGCCGGCTGGATGACGCGCAAGTTCGACTGCCGGCTCTGGATGACGAGGCTGGAGTACTTCCAGTGCCGGATGCTGGTGGCCGACACCGGCCGCGAGGCGCCCGAGGACGGCGTTCGCTTCTTCCGCGCCGCCGGCTGGGACGAGGACGCCATCGAGAACTACAAGGCCCGCTTCGGCGGCTTCGGCAAGGCGATCTACGCGCTGCCCGACAGCTATCGTCGCCTGAGCGACGGCGAGGACTTCGAGATCGGCGGCCGCACCTGGCGCGTCGTCACCGGCCAGGGCCATTCGCCGGATCACGCCTGCCTGTGGTGTCCGGAACTGAAGCTGTTGATCTCGGGCGACCAGGTGCTGCCGCGCATCTCGTCGAACGTGTCGGTGTTCCCGACCGAGCCGGACGCTGATCCGCTGTCGGACTGGCTGCGCTCCCTGGCCAAGGTCAAGGCCACCGTGCCCGACGAGGTGATCGTGCTGCCCGCCCACAATGATCCCTTCGAGGGGCTGCACACGCGGATCGATGCGCTGATCTCCGGCCACGAGCGGGGCCTGGCGCGGTTGGAGAAGAAGCTCGTTGAGCGCAAGCGCGTGGTCGACACCTTCGGCGCGCTGTTCGCGCGTCCCATCGGGCCTGACCTCCTGGGCATGGCGACCGGCGAGGCCCTGGCCCACCTCAACTGCCTGATCCGGCGCGGACGCGTGAAGCGCAAGGTCGATGGTGACGGGGTGGCCTGGTATGCGGCGAATTCTAGCGAAGCCTAA
- a CDS encoding acetolactate synthase large subunit gives MNGADALITTLADNGVTACFANPGTSEMQFVSALDREPRMRSVLCLFEGVATGAADGYGRMAGKPACTLLHLGPGYANGAANLHNARRAFTPVVNVIGDHATYHRDFDAPLNSDIAALAAPNSLWVKSAETADSVGPLAAEAIVAAYGTPGGNACLVLPADAAWNEATVKGPVVTPPAFAAPDAASVEAVAKVLSDAIKPVLLLGSGACGEAALAAAGRLSAHGVRVLTDTFTARQARGEGRFRPDKLPYFGELALKDLDGVDLMVLVATQTPVAFFAYPDRPSVLVPEGCSVETLCGREVDAAAALNALADALGAPVVGSVETYAAPDAPAGRLDAWAIGAAIARHMPTDTIISDDAVTAGLPIFTQTKAARAHDWLSLTGGAIGQGIPLAIGAAVACPERKVLALTGDGAGMYTVQGLWTVVREKLDVTVVVFANHAYRILGIELGRTGAGNPGPAASKLLDLGDPRIDWVKLAEGLGMAAERVATAEAFDEAFARAMATPGPRLIEAAMG, from the coding sequence ATGAACGGCGCGGACGCCCTGATCACCACCCTGGCCGACAACGGCGTGACCGCCTGTTTCGCCAATCCCGGCACCAGCGAGATGCAGTTCGTCTCGGCCCTGGACCGCGAGCCGCGCATGCGCAGCGTACTCTGCCTGTTCGAGGGCGTGGCGACCGGCGCCGCCGACGGTTATGGCCGTATGGCCGGCAAGCCCGCCTGCACCCTGCTGCATCTGGGTCCCGGCTACGCCAACGGCGCGGCCAACCTGCACAACGCCCGCCGCGCGTTCACGCCGGTGGTCAATGTGATCGGCGACCACGCCACCTATCACCGCGACTTCGATGCGCCGCTGAACAGCGACATCGCCGCCCTGGCTGCACCCAACTCGCTGTGGGTCAAGTCGGCGGAGACCGCCGACAGCGTCGGGCCGCTGGCCGCCGAGGCCATCGTCGCCGCTTACGGAACGCCGGGCGGCAACGCCTGCCTGGTCCTGCCCGCCGATGCGGCCTGGAACGAAGCCACGGTCAAGGGACCGGTGGTGACGCCGCCCGCCTTCGCCGCGCCCGATGCGGCGTCGGTCGAGGCTGTCGCCAAGGTTCTAAGCGACGCGATAAAGCCCGTGCTGCTGCTGGGCTCGGGCGCCTGCGGCGAGGCGGCGCTGGCGGCGGCCGGACGGCTGTCGGCCCACGGCGTGCGCGTACTGACCGACACCTTTACGGCCCGCCAGGCGCGCGGCGAGGGCCGCTTCCGGCCCGACAAGCTGCCCTATTTCGGCGAGCTGGCGCTGAAGGATCTCGACGGCGTCGACCTGATGGTGCTGGTCGCCACCCAAACGCCCGTGGCGTTCTTCGCCTATCCCGACCGCCCCAGCGTGCTGGTTCCCGAAGGCTGTTCTGTCGAGACCCTGTGCGGTCGCGAGGTCGATGCGGCGGCGGCGCTCAACGCCCTGGCCGACGCGCTGGGCGCGCCCGTCGTCGGCTCCGTCGAGACCTATGCCGCGCCCGATGCGCCGGCCGGACGCCTGGACGCCTGGGCCATCGGCGCGGCGATCGCGCGGCATATGCCCACGGACACCATCATCTCCGACGACGCGGTGACGGCGGGCCTGCCGATCTTCACCCAGACCAAGGCCGCCCGCGCGCACGACTGGCTGTCCCTGACCGGCGGCGCGATCGGCCAGGGGATCCCGTTGGCGATCGGCGCGGCGGTGGCCTGTCCGGAGCGCAAGGTGCTGGCCCTGACCGGTGACGGCGCCGGCATGTACACGGTCCAGGGCCTCTGGACGGTGGTCCGCGAAAAGCTGGACGTGACCGTGGTGGTCTTCGCCAACCACGCCTACCGCATTCTTGGCATTGAGCTGGGTCGCACGGGCGCCGGCAATCCGGGCCCCGCCGCCTCGAAGCTGCTGGACTTGGGCGATCCTCGCATCGACTGGGTCAAGCTGGCCGAGGGCCTGGGCATGGCGGCCGAGCGCGTCGCCACCGCCGAGGCCTTCGACGAGGCCTTCGCCCGCGCCATGGCCACGCCGGGGCCGCGCCTGATCGAAGCGGCGATGGGGTGA
- a CDS encoding YciI family protein, with product MQYALLLYENEAVYAEEGAMSLEAIIAAHGALAAELAEQGVLRGGQGLKSSDTATTLRKSRGVDTLHDGPYAEAREQLGGFYVIEVPDLDAALAIAKRIPFAGDGAVEVRPIIDED from the coding sequence ATGCAATACGCCCTGCTGCTGTACGAGAACGAAGCGGTCTATGCCGAAGAGGGCGCCATGAGCCTGGAGGCCATCATCGCGGCCCATGGGGCGCTCGCGGCCGAGCTGGCCGAGCAGGGCGTGCTGCGCGGCGGCCAGGGTCTGAAGTCTTCTGACACCGCCACCACCCTGCGCAAGTCGCGCGGCGTCGACACCCTGCACGACGGCCCCTATGCCGAGGCGCGCGAGCAGTTGGGCGGCTTCTACGTGATCGAGGTTCCCGACCTCGACGCGGCCCTCGCTATCGCCAAGCGCATCCCCTTCGCCGGCGACGGCGCGGTCGAGGTGCGCCCGATCATCGACGAAGATTGA
- a CDS encoding MarR family winged helix-turn-helix transcriptional regulator, producing MSTPPNRRLVFLLNAGHRRVQRWIEGRMAAEGGLTAAQSGVLFFLGERDGALIGEAADALDLAPSAMTGLIDRMARAELVERRADAKDGRAMRLHLTDKGRAARDTAKAGLRGVNAQLTEGFTDAEISVVSRWLTSLQTKFPKGDPQ from the coding sequence ATGTCCACGCCCCCCAACCGTCGACTGGTCTTCCTGCTGAACGCCGGACACCGGCGCGTGCAGCGTTGGATCGAGGGGCGCATGGCGGCCGAAGGCGGGCTCACCGCCGCGCAGTCGGGCGTGCTGTTTTTTCTCGGAGAGCGAGACGGCGCCCTGATCGGCGAGGCGGCCGACGCGCTGGATCTTGCCCCCTCGGCCATGACCGGCCTGATCGACCGCATGGCCCGCGCCGAACTGGTCGAACGCCGCGCCGACGCCAAGGACGGACGGGCCATGCGCCTGCACCTGACCGACAAGGGCCGCGCCGCGCGCGATACGGCCAAGGCCGGCCTGCGCGGCGTCAACGCCCAGCTCACCGAAGGCTTCACCGACGCGGAAATCAGCGTGGTCTCACGCTGGCTGACCAGTCTGCAGACCAAGTTCCCCAAGGGAGATCCACAATGA
- a CDS encoding lysoplasmalogenase, whose translation MQGMSAAARWTLIASVIAGVSYVASWGLTLPPGVETAWKGAGVGLLAIHAALRARSLDGWLLAAVMALGTGGDVLLETHGLTVGAISFLLGHLVASGLYLRHRKNVSLTPLALIPVVVGVSFLLPTDRAGAPGIALYSLFLAVMAATALMSRFPFKTVGLGALMFVVSDLLIFGRLGPLPDNLATGLGVWGLYYFGQLLICLGVAGALDAERAEAE comes from the coding sequence ATGCAAGGAATGAGCGCGGCCGCGCGATGGACGCTGATCGCGTCCGTAATCGCCGGGGTCAGCTATGTGGCCAGTTGGGGCCTGACCCTGCCGCCCGGCGTCGAGACGGCCTGGAAGGGCGCGGGCGTCGGCCTCTTGGCGATCCATGCTGCGCTGCGGGCGCGATCGCTGGATGGCTGGCTGCTGGCGGCGGTGATGGCCCTGGGGACCGGCGGCGACGTGCTGCTGGAGACTCACGGTCTCACGGTCGGCGCGATCTCGTTCCTGCTGGGACACCTCGTCGCCAGCGGCCTTTATCTTCGCCACCGCAAGAACGTCTCGCTGACGCCCCTGGCGCTGATTCCCGTGGTGGTCGGCGTGTCGTTCCTGCTGCCCACCGACCGCGCCGGCGCGCCGGGGATCGCGCTCTACAGCCTGTTCCTGGCGGTGATGGCCGCCACGGCCCTGATGAGCCGGTTCCCGTTCAAGACCGTGGGCCTGGGCGCGCTGATGTTCGTGGTCTCGGACCTCTTGATCTTCGGCCGACTGGGGCCGCTGCCCGACAATCTGGCCACAGGTCTGGGCGTCTGGGGGCTCTACTACTTCGGCCAGTTGCTGATCTGCCTGGGCGTGGCGGGGGCGTTGGACGCGGAGCGCGCTGAGGCTGAATAG
- a CDS encoding dihydroorotase codes for MTQTFDLIVRGGEVVNHAGRGFTDIGVRGGKIVAIGDLSQASAGEVFDATGLTVLPGVIDSQVHFREPGLEWKEDLESGSRGAALGGVTAVFEMPNTEPTTTDADALADKLSRAKGRMHTDHAFYVGGTHENATFLGELERLPGCCGIKVFMGASTGSLLVQDDEGVENVLRHVNRRAAFHSEDEYRLADRRSLARPGDWTSHPDVRDAQAALQSTHRLVRIAKSLGKRIHVLHVTTKEEIDFLAENKDVASVEVTPQHLTLVAPEAYERLKGFAQMNPPIRDAYHVAGVWRGVDVGIADVIGSDHAPHTREEKARPYPASPSGMPGVQTLVPIMLTHVVDGKLSLERFVDLTSHGVNRIFGLADKGRIAEGFDADFTIVDMKARRVITHDWMATRSGWTPFDGFEAKAWPVATIVRGIVVMRDDEIIAEGKGEPVRFLETLAQ; via the coding sequence ATGACCCAGACCTTCGACCTGATCGTGCGTGGCGGCGAGGTGGTGAACCACGCTGGGCGAGGCTTTACCGACATCGGCGTGCGCGGCGGCAAGATCGTCGCGATCGGCGACCTCTCGCAGGCCAGCGCCGGCGAGGTGTTCGACGCCACCGGCCTGACCGTGCTGCCGGGCGTCATCGACAGCCAGGTCCACTTCCGCGAGCCAGGCCTGGAGTGGAAGGAAGACCTGGAAAGCGGCTCGCGCGGCGCGGCCCTGGGCGGCGTCACCGCCGTCTTCGAGATGCCCAACACCGAGCCGACCACCACGGACGCCGACGCCCTGGCCGATAAGCTCTCGCGCGCCAAGGGCCGGATGCACACCGACCACGCCTTCTATGTCGGCGGCACCCACGAGAACGCGACCTTCCTGGGCGAGCTGGAACGCCTGCCCGGCTGCTGCGGCATCAAGGTGTTCATGGGCGCCTCGACCGGCAGCCTCTTGGTGCAGGACGACGAGGGCGTCGAGAACGTGCTGCGGCATGTGAACCGCCGCGCGGCCTTCCACTCCGAGGACGAATACCGCCTGGCCGACCGCCGCAGCCTGGCCCGTCCCGGCGACTGGACCAGCCACCCGGATGTGCGCGACGCCCAGGCCGCCCTGCAGTCGACCCATCGCCTGGTCCGCATCGCCAAAAGCCTCGGCAAGCGCATCCACGTGCTGCACGTGACCACCAAGGAAGAGATCGACTTCCTGGCCGAGAACAAGGACGTCGCCAGCGTCGAGGTCACGCCTCAGCATCTGACCCTGGTCGCGCCCGAGGCCTATGAGCGCCTGAAGGGCTTCGCCCAGATGAACCCGCCGATCCGTGACGCCTACCATGTGGCGGGGGTCTGGCGCGGCGTCGACGTCGGCATCGCCGATGTGATCGGCTCCGACCACGCCCCCCACACCCGCGAGGAAAAGGCCCGTCCCTATCCGGCCTCGCCCTCGGGGATGCCGGGCGTCCAGACCCTAGTGCCGATCATGTTGACCCACGTGGTCGACGGGAAGCTCTCCTTGGAGCGCTTCGTCGACCTGACCAGCCACGGCGTGAACCGCATCTTCGGCCTGGCCGACAAGGGCCGCATCGCTGAGGGCTTCGACGCCGACTTCACCATTGTCGACATGAAGGCCCGCCGGGTCATCACTCACGACTGGATGGCCACCCGCTCGGGCTGGACGCCGTTCGACGGCTTCGAAGCCAAGGCCTGGCCGGTGGCGACGATCGTGCGCGGCATCGTGGTCATGCGCGACGACGAGATCATCGCCGAGGGCAAGGGCGAACCGGTGCGGTTCCTGGAGACCTTGGCGCAATAA
- a CDS encoding RNA polymerase sigma factor, which translates to MSLLEQSARRDGGRIVAALAAGFRDLDLAEEAYAEACARAAAVWPAAPPLDPAAWLYATARRCALDMIRRRNVRHRTVPERPEPQPSAEDVLTSDDRLIPDERLRLIFVCCHPAVAPESRAALTLRLVCGLSVAEIARAFLVAEPAMFQRLTRAKKKIAEAGVSFEVPGPEAWPERMAAVLSTLEVAYARAHEDAAGSGPHAGYAREMLDLTAVLADLLPGEPEALAFAALVRFAEARRPARLDADGAMIPLAEQDPRRWNRALISNGDMLLRRAARLNRPGPRQLRAALHGAWALRRSLAEPPPWETLLALYDLLLEAGDDPFVRLNRAVVQAEVAGPAAALAEVEALDADRLDGFQPYHAVKADLLARLGHVEEALEAYDRAVEMAPGDAERLWLIRRRADMLYTHKPPDLPGECRGPDGER; encoded by the coding sequence TTGAGCCTGCTTGAGCAATCGGCGCGGCGGGACGGCGGCAGGATAGTCGCCGCCCTGGCCGCCGGCTTCCGCGACCTCGACCTGGCCGAAGAGGCCTATGCCGAGGCCTGCGCGCGGGCGGCGGCGGTATGGCCCGCCGCGCCGCCGCTGGATCCGGCGGCCTGGCTTTACGCCACCGCAAGACGCTGCGCGCTGGACATGATCCGTAGACGGAATGTTCGTCACAGAACCGTCCCCGAGCGTCCCGAACCACAGCCGTCGGCCGAGGATGTGCTGACCTCCGACGACCGGCTGATCCCGGACGAGCGGCTGCGCCTGATCTTTGTCTGCTGCCACCCCGCCGTCGCGCCGGAGTCGCGCGCGGCCCTGACATTGCGCCTGGTCTGCGGTCTGTCGGTCGCCGAGATCGCCCGCGCCTTTCTGGTCGCCGAGCCGGCCATGTTCCAGCGCCTGACTCGCGCCAAGAAGAAGATCGCGGAGGCCGGCGTGTCGTTCGAGGTTCCCGGGCCCGAAGCCTGGCCCGAACGGATGGCGGCGGTGCTGTCGACGCTGGAGGTGGCCTACGCCCGCGCCCACGAAGACGCCGCCGGCTCGGGCCCTCACGCCGGCTACGCCCGCGAGATGCTGGACCTGACCGCCGTGCTGGCGGACCTCTTGCCCGGCGAGCCCGAGGCCCTGGCCTTCGCCGCCCTAGTGCGGTTCGCCGAGGCGCGGCGGCCGGCCCGGCTGGACGCCGACGGCGCCATGATCCCGCTGGCCGAGCAGGATCCCAGGCGCTGGAACCGCGCCCTGATCTCCAACGGCGACATGCTGCTGCGCCGCGCCGCGCGGCTGAACCGTCCGGGACCGCGTCAACTGAGGGCGGCGTTACACGGGGCCTGGGCGCTGCGACGTTCGCTGGCTGAACCGCCGCCCTGGGAGACGCTGCTGGCGCTGTACGATCTGCTTCTGGAGGCGGGGGATGACCCCTTCGTCCGCCTCAACCGCGCCGTCGTGCAGGCGGAGGTCGCAGGGCCGGCGGCGGCCCTGGCCGAGGTCGAGGCGCTGGACGCTGACCGGCTGGATGGGTTCCAGCCCTATCACGCGGTCAAGGCGGACCTGCTGGCGCGTCTTGGGCACGTTGAAGAGGCGTTGGAGGCCTATGACCGGGCGGTGGAGATGGCGCCGGGAGACGCGGAACGGCTGTGGCTGATCCGTAGACGAGCCGACATGCTCTACACGCACAAACCACCCGACCTCCCCGGCGAATGCCGGGGTCCAGATGGAGAACGCTGA
- a CDS encoding DUF3995 domain-containing protein — MLLALLLAGVLFLLAGVHVYWAFGGRWPGHDEASMVEHVVGRTRGMKAPSFLAAFAVALALMAGGGLVLASAWPPTPLEPWLDAGRWALFAVFAARGAATYVPRIFRYAEGTPFWRLNRRAYGPLCLAIALGICAIQM, encoded by the coding sequence GTGCTGCTGGCCCTGCTACTGGCTGGGGTGCTGTTTCTGCTCGCGGGCGTACACGTCTACTGGGCGTTCGGTGGGCGGTGGCCGGGCCATGACGAAGCCTCGATGGTCGAGCATGTGGTCGGCCGCACGCGGGGCATGAAGGCGCCGAGCTTCCTCGCCGCCTTCGCCGTGGCCCTGGCGCTGATGGCGGGCGGGGGGCTGGTTCTGGCCTCCGCGTGGCCGCCCACGCCGCTGGAGCCCTGGCTGGACGCCGGCCGCTGGGCGCTGTTCGCCGTCTTCGCCGCGCGCGGCGCGGCCACCTATGTTCCGCGGATTTTTCGTTACGCCGAGGGCACGCCGTTCTGGCGTCTGAACCGGCGCGCCTACGGTCCGCTGTGCCTTGCGATCGCTCTGGGGATTTGCGCGATCCAGATGTAG